The Sorghum bicolor cultivar BTx623 chromosome 6, Sorghum_bicolor_NCBIv3, whole genome shotgun sequence genome contains the following window.
caatttttttaaaaaaaaattgcttttcctcaatttggtaatattgcaacggaagaaaaacatcatttatatttatcatttttaatgttacatatctatttatatttatcatttttataaaatttaaagtccataatttattttattgataaccataacatctatggtattagatagttaatatttacaataatatgtagcttaaagacatatttatttaataataaaaatagaaaatagttaaatcttatctcactctaatattacctcttaatatgcctcagtattatattaaaacatgagaagtttgatgctagcattatttttttaatttagattaggattgctatgaaatatgaatcaagcatcacattaaataggctaccattaaatttttataataattggagcaagataactataattttaattttatagtaaaaagcatagacaagcatttccaaaaaaaagtgtactaaaatttgtgatattttttgttttactgcatggatctacatatgtggagctgaacaaaatttgttttataatttttagatttttctatgaattactatgtatttattaattttcagctgattttaaaaataaaagaaaagtaaattggAGATTTTATATTGGAAACCCTagaaatttttttttctcttccatCGTAACGATCCTGAGCTGATTGGGCCTAATGAGATTTTGCTTTAGGAACCCtagaatgttttttattttgttttaccCCTTTAGAAACGTTGGAGCGAGGAAGCCATCGGTAAACCAAACAGAACACTAACAGGATTAGGGGGCAGAAGAAAATATTTAGCAAACTGAAATTTtggctctttatagataggtatagagGTATAGATTTGTATGAGCATGAACCACCAAATTATGAATTTATGATGTATTTTGGCTTGTGAGCTGCAGTATATTGTCCTAGTGAACTCTATATAAGTGATTTTGGCATATTTATCTGTCGTTTAACTAtcaaattattattttataatattgtgATTTTATTATTTGACCACTCTTGATTATACCCAACGGATACTCGTCAGGCGTGGCTCTATTATGAAATCTTACCAGCGGGTATGCTCGGGGATGAGTAAAAGGCCTTAGAGTCACACGTATGCTTGTGGTGGATAAATGCTTTACCTACATTGTATGTGACCCACTGCCATCCCTAGTCGTGGACGTCTGCAATGATATTCGGTCTGTTCACTTGGTTGATAAGCGATGGAAGTACGTACTGTTCGTTAATTTGTTCTGAGAAAAAACATTGTTCACTAACTGACAAATTTGATAGATAAACTCAAACGATTTATAAAACAAATGTCAAAATGGCGAGAGCACATGCTAGAGGTAGGGCCCAAGAGCCAGCCTGTATATGCTGCAGACCTGTCGCGCCAGACGTGGTGCCGCACCTGCATAGTGATCATCCACCTCCAATACCCTGCTTGATCCATATAGAAGTGGACTGCAATATCATGTTACTGAAACTGAAGAGTTTTCTATCAGAATTCTGTGTGCTTCTAAGCTCATTGGTTTAGTTATTATTGGGGAAAAGTGGGGCTAATGTTAAGCGAGTATAGCAGCAGACTGGTGCTCGCATCAAAGTTCAAGAGATTGACAAAGATGCTTCTGGAGAAAGGCTGATCATTGTTTCATCTAAGGAGGTAGCAATGCAGCTGGTTTTGAGTTGCCAATCACTTCCTAGTACCAATAGTCACAattttatctctttttttttattcatcCAGATACCAGCTGAACCGATATTCCCAGCAATCGAGGCACTCATTTTGCTCCATGATAAAGTAAGTGCACCCTGTGAAACGGGTGAATGGCCCGATCACGAAAAAAAAGGTGCACCAACACCATTCAAGTACAAGAGGCTTGTTGTACCATCAAGCAAAGTTTGTTGTATTCTTGGGGAAGGTAGGAAGGTGATTACCGAAATGAGAAGACGAACTGGGGCTGAAATTCGAGTTTACTCGAAGACAGATAAACCAAAATACTTGTCTTTTGATGATGAACTTGTGCAAGTGGTgctttttttttagaattaccCTGTCGTGGGTGCTGGCGTGGCTAAAGAGGCTAGATTTGCAAATAATTTGGCAACGGGGTTAGTAATAAAATATCAATTAAAAAgagttaaaaataaaaataaaatagaaacttAGATTAGATCGGGGTTCTAAATAAAAACAGGTCTCACCTGATATCCAAGAGCAAAAACATCAAAAAATTTATATTTTAAATTTCAAGATATCAAGTATGCTGGAAAGGAGGGAGTAGGAATACAAATTCTGCATGCTTCTAACCGGGAATACAAATTTGTTTGATAAAACTATCTCTTCGGTTAACTACACTTGTATTGACCACCCTCCTTTTGGTGGGAAACAAAATGAAAGTGTACGACTGAAACTCAAATATTCAAATTTAAACAACCACTCGAAAAAAAATTCCAACCAATTCACCTTGTGATGTGAGCAATGAAGTTTTCGAGGTCCCTGAAGGATGTCCCGCCATCAGCCGCGGACGAACGGACGGCCTCGCCAATCGCCGTTGCCCGCTGCCGCACGGGTAGCCCTTCGTCAGAGACCATCATCCTCTCGATCACCTCCTGTATGGTTGCCGCCGGTATCACCTCGGCGTGCTTCTCGCATGGCCTCACCAGGAAGCCTGCCTTGAGGTACTCGCACACCAGCTCGGCGTCCCACGGTTGGTCGGAGTGCATGGGCCACGCCAGGATGGGCTTCCCGTGGCTCATGCTCTCCACGGTCGAGTTCCAGCCGCAGTGGCTCATGAACGCCGCCGTGGCGCCGTGCGCCAGTATCTCCAGCTGCGGCGCCCATCCGGTGATCACCAGCCCTGTCCCCTCCGTTTCCTTGGCGAACTCAGACAGGAACTTAGCGTGCCGGCTCTCGCCGTTGTCCGCAAATATGTTGCCGCGGTCGGCATCACGCAGGACCCAGATGAACCTCTGGTTGCTGCCACGCAGTGCCGCTGCAAGCTCCGCGATTTGCTCGCCGCGGAGGGAGGACGTCGAACCGAACGACACGTAGAGCACAGATGCCGGCGGCTGCCTGTCGAGCCAGACGAGGCACTCGTGACGCCTTGCGCCCTGCTCGTGCGCGCTCGAGTCCAGCAGTGGGTTTAACGGGCCGATACAGAAGACCTTCTTCCCGCCGGCGGCCAGCTTCTGGGCGACGAAGTCGATGAACTCACCCTCGAGCGCGTGGCACGAGTTCATGACGATGCCGGCGCTGGAAGGGATCGTTTGCGCGGCTCTCGCCCGCTTGCCCGCGAACTCGAGAAACTCCTCCGTCACGTAGGGGTTGATGGGGAGGTACTCGAGGCCGCGTTCGCGCAGAAGGTCGCTGCCGCCTTCCATCCGGCCGAGGATGGACGAAACGGCGGTGCAGTGCAGCGTGTACCCCTCGCCGTTGGGCAGCCGCGCGGCCTCCTTGGCGGCGAAGGCGTTCATGAGGTCGTACAGGACCACGACGCGGCGGTGGGAGGCGGAGATCGCGCCGAGGAGCGCCGCGAGCGCGGCGGGCGCGCTGGCGGCGAAGGCCTCCCAGAGGAGCATGAGGTGGGACGGGAAGGGCGAGTCCGCGGCGGGGTCAGGGAGCGGGGAGACGTACTCGGAGATGGCGAGCTCGTGGAACTCGAcgccgcgggcggcggcggcggcgtcgcccCAGCCGTGCACGCGCGCGCGGGCCTGGCGCACGTGCTCCGCGGGCGCCGCGTAGTGCACGGGGAGACCGCGCGCTGCGAGCAGCAGCGATAGGTGCAGGAGCTGGTTCAGGTGGCCTTGCGCCGGGAACGGCACCGCTACGACGGTAACGGATTCCATGGAGTTCTGGTTTCTGGGTTTCCTCTAGCTACGTACTTTGGGAGTTGGGAGTGGCCGGTATCGCTTGCCATCAGCTACTTGCGCTTGATTATTTATGCGTCAGGAAGCAGGACAGGGGTGCTGCGTTGTTGTTTGTGAATGCGCGCGCATGTCTGATCTGATGCGGCGTGCCTAACTGCCTATTGCATACCCGAGCAGCAATTTTCACGATGGCAAAGGGCATGTGGGTCGTGACACGTTCTATGGAGATTCAGATCTACTGTACTGCTGCCTCGGTCGGAGACATCGCAAGCCTGTGAGGTTGTCTGGTGCAGCAAGGCACGTGGACATTCTCGGGTACCGTgaggttgttttttttttacttaaaTCTTGTTTAGTACGTGAAAATTTTGAGATTTAACTAATGTAgcgtttttgttttatttagtaactagtatataattatagattaattaaatttaaaagattcgacTCGCAAATTACATACTCTCTTCAAACCCATAAATTTTATCATCGGTGTAGCAAAGTAGTAGGAATAATTTCTTGAAGCAAACGTCGTGCCAGCTATCAAGTGATTTGTTCGCGGTTGCCGGTTGGCCTGCAAAATTGTGTCGCGCGAATGGTGCGGCGGCAGCCGGCAGTGCGGCATGGCACAGCGTCAGCAGACAGCACCGAGGCTGCACTGCATATATGATAGGAGTAGTATATATCGCACGCCGCCACGGCCACGCCGTTGTATTCAGCGgccatcctcctcctcctcagtccTCCCGCTGCACTGGGAGAGCCACACGTACATACGGGATCACCGGCAGTCGAGTGCGCACTGCTCACTTGCTCAGTGGTTGGAAACAGAAGCCGCCCCCTCTCGGCTCTCGCTCCTCTACTACCCTACTATGGAGTCAGTTGCCGTCGTGGCCATCCCGTTCCCGGCGCAGGGCCACCTGAACCAGCTGCTGCACCTGTCCCTGCAGCTCGCCGCGCGCGGGCTGCCCGTGCACTACGCGGCGCCCGCGGAGCACGTCCGCCAGGCCCGCGCGCGCGTGCACGGCTGGGGCGACGACGCGCTCCGCCGCATCGACTTCCACGAGCTCGCCATCTCCGACTACGCCTCCCCGCCGCCCGACCCCGCCGCGAGCTCGCCCTACCCTTCCCACCTCATGCCCCTGTTCGAGGCGTTCATCGCCGACGCGCCCGCGCCGGTCGCGGCGCTCCTCCGCGGGCTCTCCGCGTCCCACCGCCGCGTCGTCGTCCTGTACGACGTCATCAACGCCTTCGCCGCCGAGGAGGCCGCGCGCCTGCCCAACGGCGAGGGGTTCGCGTTCCACTGCACCGCCGCGTCGTCCATGGTCCCGCACATGGACGGTGGCGCCCGGCTCCTGCGCGACGTGCACGGCCTCGACGACCAACCCGTCCACGCCTTCGTGACGGAGGAGTTCctcgagttcatcggcaagcgcGCGAGGTCCGCGCAGACGATCCCGTCCAGCGCCGGCGTCGTCATGAACACGTCCCGCGCGCTCGAGGGTGAGTTCATCGACTTCGTCACCCAGCAGCTGGCGGCCGCCGGCGGCAAGAAGGTCTTCTCTATCGGTCCGTTAAATCCGATGCTGGGCCCGAGCGCGGACGAGCTTGGCGCGACGCGGCACGAGTGCCTCGGTTGGCTCGACAAGCAGCCGGCCGCGTCCGTACTCTACGTTTCGTTCGGCTCGATGTCGTCGCTGCGCGGCGAGCAGATCAAGGAGCTCgccgcggcgctgcgcggcagcAACCAGCGTTTCATCTGGGTCCTGCGCGACGCCGACCGCGGCAACGTATTCGGGGactccgacgacgacgagagcCGGCACGCCAGGTTCCTGCGCGAGTTCACCAGAGAAACGGAGGGAACAGGGCTGGTGATCACCGGGTGGGCGCCGCAGCTGGAGATACTGGCGCACGGCGCCACGGCGGCGTTCCTGAGCCACTGCGGCTGGAACTCGACCGTGGAGAGCCTGAGCCACGGGAAGCCCATCCTGGCGTGGCCCATGCACTCCGACCAGCCGTGGGACGCCGAGCTGGTGTGCAAGTACCTCAAGGCAGGCTACCTGGTGAGGCCATGCGAGAAGCACGCCGAGGTGATACCGGCGGCAGCCATACAGGCGGTGATCGAGAGGTTGATGGTCTCTGACGACGGGCTACCAGTGCGGCAGCGTGCGACGGCGATCGGCGAGGCCGTCCGTGCGTCCGCGGCTGATGGCGGGTCATCCAGCAAGGACCTCGAAAACTTCATCGCTCACATTGTACGGTGAGCTAAAGAAAGCAGGATTAGAAAACGACCCAATCAAGTGTTTGTTTCCGTTTGTGTTTTTCTTTCTTCAACCAAAAGGACGAAAGTCGAGTGATTTCTACGACTACAAGTGGCGGCGAAAAAAGCTGGTTGTACTGAACAAATTCGAAGAccttgtttaattttctatcaaaaaaaaaactttttatctATTATAAAATCTTTAGGCACATgcttggaacattaaatgtagatgaaaataaaaactaattgcaaagtttgtctgtaaattgtgagataaatctcagacctaattaatttatgattgcaTACTAGTTGCTAaacaaaacgaaaatactataatatctaaatccaaaaaaataaaactaaacaagatctcaaATAAGCAAAAAGTAGTACACCACTACTCCTACCTCAAAAGTGCGCGAGTGCTGAATAATGGAAAAGAGTTATATGGCAGTGTGTGCACCAGCGTGCAAGACAAAAACTCTCCATAAGCATGGAAATGTCCAGCGAACAGGAGCAACGACAAAGGGGTTAGTCGGCAACAACTAGGCAAGAGTCCAATAGGAGACGTCAGAGTCTGACGGGTGATGACCCTGAATAGAGAAGAAAGAAAACTCCATCGCTCACATCATAAGGTGATCTATAAGAAAGCAGGATTGGAAAATGACTCAAGTGTTTGTTCCCGTTTGTGTTTTTCTGTCTTCAAAAGGAGAGTGATTTCTAGCTTATATACCCCCTCTATCTCTGAAAACATCAATTCCTAAAGTTGTAAAAAGCGCtaaaattttattattttttttttgcgaagagctaaaaaaaatcattagatttttcataaaatatattttcataaaatactcattttatgtcatagatattgatgttcttttctataaagttcgtcaaatataaaattttttaaCTAACATAGATTTTAGGAGTTAAAGCTTTCAAAGACAGAGAGAGACTATAATTAAAGGCTCGTTTGGGTTATTCAAATTAACAAAAAGTAATCCGACCAGAAATCTATCCTGAAGGTCAAGGTCATTCCCTAGCAACCAAACATAGGCCCTAAAAGAGGTAGCGAGAAAGCTGGCTGTACTGAACAAATTTTAATTCCCGGTTTCAAACAAGCAAATACTACTATCTAGTGCACCACTACTCCTACCTGAATcgtttaaaaaaagaaaaagagaaaagagaaaacaCTCCTACCAGAAAGGACGCAAGAATACTG
Protein-coding sequences here:
- the LOC8055981 gene encoding putative cis-zeatin O-glucosyltransferase, which gives rise to MAQRQQTAPRLHCIYDRSSIYRTPPRPRRCIQRPSSSSSVLPLHWESHTYIRDHRQSSAHCSLAQWLETEAAPSRLSLLYYPTMESVAVVAIPFPAQGHLNQLLHLSLQLAARGLPVHYAAPAEHVRQARARVHGWGDDALRRIDFHELAISDYASPPPDPAASSPYPSHLMPLFEAFIADAPAPVAALLRGLSASHRRVVVLYDVINAFAAEEAARLPNGEGFAFHCTAASSMVPHMDGGARLLRDVHGLDDQPVHAFVTEEFLEFIGKRARSAQTIPSSAGVVMNTSRALEGEFIDFVTQQLAAAGGKKVFSIGPLNPMLGPSADELGATRHECLGWLDKQPAASVLYVSFGSMSSLRGEQIKELAAALRGSNQRFIWVLRDADRGNVFGDSDDDESRHARFLREFTRETEGTGLVITGWAPQLEILAHGATAAFLSHCGWNSTVESLSHGKPILAWPMHSDQPWDAELVCKYLKAGYLVRPCEKHAEVIPAAAIQAVIERLMVSDDGLPVRQRATAIGEAVRASAADGGSSSKDLENFIAHIVR
- the LOC8056587 gene encoding putative cis-zeatin O-glucosyltransferase, with product MESVTVVAVPFPAQGHLNQLLHLSLLLAARGLPVHYAAPAEHVRQARARVHGWGDAAAAARGVEFHELAISEYVSPLPDPAADSPFPSHLMLLWEAFAASAPAALAALLGAISASHRRVVVLYDLMNAFAAKEAARLPNGEGYTLHCTAVSSILGRMEGGSDLLRERGLEYLPINPYVTEEFLEFAGKRARAAQTIPSSAGIVMNSCHALEGEFIDFVAQKLAAGGKKVFCIGPLNPLLDSSAHEQGARRHECLVWLDRQPPASVLYVSFGSTSSLRGEQIAELAAALRGSNQRFIWVLRDADRGNIFADNGESRHAKFLSEFAKETEGTGLVITGWAPQLEILAHGATAAFMSHCGWNSTVESMSHGKPILAWPMHSDQPWDAELVCEYLKAGFLVRPCEKHAEVIPAATIQEVIERMMVSDEGLPVRQRATAIGEAVRSSAADGGTSFRDLENFIAHITR